Genomic window (Halictus rubicundus isolate RS-2024b unplaced genomic scaffold, iyHalRubi1_principal scaffold0022, whole genome shotgun sequence):
ttcgatgcataataaagataaagtgatgcgtaaacatcACAATGTGctgtgaaagacaaagcgccgtgttgtggaaggcgaagaacgtacgtgcgagagagagagagagagagagagagagagagagagagtgcgagagtgtgcaagagagagagaaaagatcgCGAGAAGTGTGTctgcgagaggaagtggattcgaagaagacGATTGAAAGAAggatatggaaagggatgacggaatatttttaatgtgtgtAAAGAAATGACATTTCTTTAATTCAAATTTTACCGCAGTTCGCGCGTTGTAGAGCATAGGGACGGGTGGAAAGAGATAGAGGAGAGAGATGGAAGACTACGCGATAGAGCACGTGTTCATAAAGTAGGAGAGTtagaaaagtgtaaataaagaagtcagatatagaataaactttaattgtcgtttctttgtttACAGGTAAGATTGTACATAGTGTAGATAATTGTTGTATCCTAGCATAATAAATAAAGGATAAAACTTTGTTTACAGGGATACAAATTCTAGTTTATTGTGAAAATCCTGTTCAATAGATAATTGTCTTATAAAACGAAAATTTGTTAGTTAAATAAAGGAAAATGGACAGGCTCCCATTCGAATTTGCCGTAGTAGCATCAAGTGACAATAAAACAAATGTATTAGCCATAACCTCTATAACTACAGAGGAGGGAAAGTGCTTTGCAATGCCagaagaatatagaacaataaaCAACCATAAGGAAATTATGAAGACAACTAACTatgctaaaataaaaaatagctTAAAAAGAAGACATCAGACCAGAAAAATATGGATAAAATTAGAAGGAGAACTAAAAAATACATACGTAGATGAAGAGGAAAACATACAATTCTGTGATCAATATTTAGAAGAGATAGTTATAGAGCAACCTGCAGGGGGAAAAGACAACCTACAACAAATCctggaaaaattaatagaaaccACAGAAAAAAAGACGGTCAACAAAACTTAAAAAATATTGCAGagaaatattatagaaaaattcacAAGCAAGTACCCAAATGCAAAGCAATGGATGGAAAATCTTGAAAAAGAATGTACACGATTTAATATAACAAAAGATGAAACAAAGATAGAGGTACTAAGATTATTTTTAGAGAAATCCTGTTTCGATTGGTACAGCTCGATGGCCACGAAATTGTCAGTGAATTCTGAATGGAAAGAGTGGAAAGGAAAATTCTTAGAAACATTTGCGAACAGAGGATGGAATATGGTCACATATGCTTTTGCATTCAGATATAAAGAAGGATCATTACTTTATTATGCAATGAAAAAAGAGAAACTTATATTAGATATAAACAAATCTATAGACCCCAAAACATTGATTGATCTCATTGCAACAGGTCTACCCGAATTTATCTTAAATAAAATAGACAGAGATGAACTCAACGATACCACAGATTTGTTCCACGAAATTAGAAAATACGAAGGTATGATATACAAAAGAAactgtaacgcgacgaggaacaataaagcgtcaagacccctcgtcacccccccccccccatgtaacagaagaattgcgccgaggcagcgtggtCGGCGGtttagggtctcttcatacttgccgggaccggagggttttacgtacggactataggtccaaatgccgtgttgccgatattctgtcgaagctcgggcgccttcgttccggccattggactattcccagagaccgccgttgtccggcggcttatcattaccagatggcctttcgagaccgcgttgacagtacCCTGCTGTGcttggcacaaaaaaaaaggtttctcggggctctacagctccttaggtaaactatcggtatctctcctctagaacattatggaaataggaatcgttcctgcctcttcgtgaaacagcatcacacatccttatatattaacgtaaattatacatatattgtaaaaacgagaatagttgtttttttttataggaagtattcacgttaggaaggggatcatgccttgtgaattcgatcatttttgggggactatgtctcgacttttgatgacattgaaatgtgttgtggtccaagtgaaactggaagaaatccgaaacaatacacccaaaagtgtccgatatcgtgtgtaatgactcaatcacatgataacttgtagaataagaagaattaattccacatacattgcatcgttttgtcttacgacacgaaaaaatgtatatggaaaacttctgaattcttgtccataatgacctcaaaatgattagatggaaggttccctggcagaaatgcgatggcgtatctacaTCTtctccaatgagacgagacagtagacgcaaacataggcgctcgagtgcgacagagttgaagttacccttacaagacaattagcaaaggacgcacgctgggtgcttcactgcctcggtctcgttggacagagcataggtacgaatgcgcgggcgattggatcagagtccaagggacaggcctcgtttcacacgtactttcggctacagtcgataTATTGGCTActgcggtcacatatactatgtagcgtgtgacgtcgaagccaagatactgggtctgcgggcgcggcggagatgagcatagacagacctaacgatagactccccaaaaatggtggcactgaaaaaatggcgaaattaaaatggtttttttttggttgcgtcgtaagaccttacgtacgacgcgacaagcacgcgaccaaggccaggtttaaaaatccctatcgacgacctaccgaccatggacgtcataaatcaaaaatccttccgattgtaccccccactttcgtaatttttaagccagccgaatgcagcacatgcggaaccttgtacaccgttagcgtactaagatttacaaccgtagatgcttgcgaaccaaatattatacgtatatttccacttttccaattttccactatttccaccagctttcgaacacaccttgcaaccaatgaattctaatcattttaaacttgttctccggagttttgacttataatcacttataaaatataagatataatttaactatgctgtTTGAAACCTTTCGGATTTTGCCAGGATTGGAAAaatctccgattgatttaagAAGGCTGGTAGGAATCGACGAAACAAGGGGATCGAAATCGATGGGTCGGTGGCTGGAGCACTGGCAACGGAAGGGACCGAGTGGACGTTCATCCCTCCATATTCACCTCATATGGGAGGTTTGTGGGAGGCAGCTGTGAAGTCCATGAAGATTCACCTGAGGAAAACCATCGGGGAGGCCACCTTGACGTATGAGGAGATGGCAACACTACTCTGTCGCATAGAAGCGTGCTTGAACTCACGCCCGTTGACGCCGCTCCCCGACGAACCTCGTGACCTAGAACCGTTAACTCCAGGACACTTTCTAGTCGGAGATCGGATACTTTCACCCCCGAACCACCCGCGGAACACTGCACTGTACCACTTACCTCACGGTGGAAACTAATCCATAGCATGCACTCACATTTTTGGCATAGGTGGAGTCGTGAGGTCATGCACCAACTACAACCACGGACCAAGTGGCAGAGAAGCCGAGAAAACCTTCGCCCGGGCAGAATCGTGCTCGTCAAGAACGACTCCACACCGCCGACCCGCTGGCCGCTGGCTAAGGTGGAGAGCCTCCACCCGGGTCCCGATGGCCTAGTTCGCGTGGTCACACTAAGACGGGGAGCACACACTTTCGACCGAGCCATTACGAAGCTGGTGCCACTTCCCGCCCAGCAGGAATCGGACGGCTAACCTGCTTCACGCGACCACGTGTATTCACGGCGGGCGGCACGCTACGTCGGAAACTACGACGCAGATGAATGAAGCAGGCCAGCCACGAACATCAACGACCACGCCCGAGCCGCTCGAGCTCGCACTTCGAATTCGATCTCGACAAATCGACATcgaggcgggcggcatgttTGAGATATTTAATCACACATATATTtaattacacatatatatataaacattgTTTTAAAACTGTACATATATTCAGGACAATAAACCGACACGAACGACGCTGTTTACGTTGCGCGCCCGGCGGCCTCCCGCCTCGCCCCCCAGAACCCGCGAGTGCCACGGGTGGACCGAGCAGATCGaacacccggggggggggggcaaggggCGAGCGAGAGGTTTCGCGCGCAACGAGAACAGTCTACTTCACGTGTGAATACCGACAACAACCGAGCATCGATTTCGATCGCCTTGTTTCGTCGATTCCTACCAGCCTTcttaaatcaatcggagattTTTCCAATTCTGGCAAAATCCGAAAGGTTTCAGAcatatgctaaaattgatttgtgaagctgattttcatcgttccatcgttaaattagattatagtttgaaccattacttctgaacattacaactcagatgaacaatattcttttctctacttcgaacatggattgtgtgcggatgccgtcgtggcaccggcggccgatgccacgcggcctgtgccaggtggcggccgccggtgccaggcggccgaaaacggatgcccaacggcttgcccagctctcagcggatgcataggcatccccggggtgtagaggggagtaaattgttcgggagttaggtagcgaacacccgctgtgtgcgggtcttagcttttgttgcgagcatctcgagcgccttctcaggttgctttttatggttccggtgcgtatggattagaaaatcgtggtagtatccatactaacgttcacctccggcaagtatgaagagaccctaaaTGGTCGCCCGGCaatagcgagagagagaaacaacctcTCTCTATCTTccgcgaaatataataaaaaatggcaGCGCAGCAAGAGTGAATAAATGGTCGCGCggcaagagcgagagagagaaacaacctctctctatctcccgcgaaatataataaaaagtggCCGCGCagcaagagcgaataaatggccgcgcggcaagaagacggaagagcgagagagagagagagaaacaacctctctctctatctcccagcGAAATACATCGCAACCTTCAAGGTCAAATCACATTGCAGAATACGGCTGCAACGATAATGAAATACTAAAGCGGAAATCCGAAATCCTGATGCAGCGATAGgaaacgccatcccggtaacaGAAACCGCAAGGCGATacctcggcggcggcggagcGATCCCTCCTATAGCCCCGCAAGAGAATGACCCCCTCGCCCATTGAGTTAGAAACCGAGATCCCCCCATCGCCCAGCAAGAGAATAACCCCCCTCGCCTATTGAGTTAGAACCGGTATAGACTACCTACTCGTTTCGCtgataaaaaatgaagaaaaaaaatcgaaaactgTGAGAGCTAAAAGTGAAATTTCGAGAATCGATTCGAGAGCCGTGGAGATCTCCTGTTCTCCGTTGCTGTGTACGCGGCGATCTAGCgagaagtttttttttttgacggtGATGACGGTGATGATGGCGACGCGCGAGCAGAACAAACGGTACGCGAGACTGAGCGCATGAATAACGTGTTTAGAGTTGATCTGTGTGCGAGCGACGAAGTGCGTGCGTTCCCGAAGAGGCGGAGATTGGGACTGtatttagtttctttttttcggTATATGTAACGTACCACAGACTTCACTTGGAACTGAACACCGTCGGAAGAGAGTTGCACGCATGTTGCGTCCCTCGTGTGTTCTCGTTAGCGCCATTTTAGTGTCTGCGTCGGAAACAATCGACGAACGACGGAGAGAGAAAACGGGGTCGTGCGAGACGTGGATAAAAGAAATAGTCGAAGGAGAAGACTAACGGATACCGTAGTAGAGGAGGTTGGGCGCTAACGAGAGGACTAACGCGGTGCATCAAGACACCTCGAGATCGCGTCGATGGTAGTCGCAATTAGGGTCCTCACAcacacattctctctctctctctctctctctctctctctctctctctctctctctctctctcttcactctctctctctctctctctctctctctctctctctctctctctctctctcactcattaTCTCTATAGTGTCTATGCTCCCGTAGGTTTTACGAGAAGTCATGCTGCACTGTCCTCAACATTAAATCGATGGCAATCCTGGCGTCCCCGACGGAGTCGTGTTCCATTGTCTGTATCTCTCGTCGCAGCACCGTCCTCGCGAGTGTCTTCAGGCTGCAGCGGAACGGGTAGCCGAGGAAGTGAGGGAACGCCACTCATGTGTCGATCACAGTAGAGTGAAGGATTCTGAGGGCTCTGAGATCATAATCCAGGGCGTGACCGATCAGGATCGTCTCAGCGTGGACGAAGCTGATGAGGTCCATTTGCATGCCCCTGAGACGTTTCGATGCCCTCGAGAGATCCTTCGCCGTGATCCCACTGAACCTGGTATTTTGGTCGATAATCTCTGCATCGGGCCTGACCAGCGTGTCATAGACCACATTTCCATCCATATCGACCACAGTTACCTCAGCCAGCTCGAGTCCGCGCCGCGTGAAGCACATCTCGCAGTCCAGAGCGAAGACACCGTAGTTTCCATCGGAGGGCACGATCCCGGCAGGTTGAGTACACACGTACCCCTCCAGCGGTCAATTGTATCCTGGAGATAGGCCCGTCCAAACGTGCATTCTGGCGTTGGTGCATGCTCTGGAACTGTTCCGGTCCTGGCAACACTCCCAGGCGTTCCTTTGCAGCCCGTTCACAATTCCGCTCCGGAACTTTCCCCAATGGTATACGCACCGATCCTCCTGCAGGTATTCGCCATCGTGCCGGTTGACGTAGAAATTTTTGAGGCACCTCGCGCACTGCCTCTCTTCGACGACAAGTTTATACGATTCGGGGGTTCAATAGCTCCTCGACCTTTCCTAATACTGGTGGTAGCCGTAGCCGGACGAGGAGCATGAGGACGAATACGAGGATGAGTGCGTCGACGGCGACGAGGAAGAGGAATCGCCGATATCCGAGCTCTTATCGCTATCTGAAGCGCTCTCCTGCTCTAGGTCAGAGCTGTCGACGGAGCTTCCACTATAGTTCCCGCTGTCGACCTCGCTCTCCACTATGGAGGTGGTTCCGCTGCCAGGCACAAATTCGCGGGTGTTGACATCCAGGTGATGGTAGCTGCGTGCCCGGTAGCCCAGGGGATGTTGGTGATGGTTGACTACCGCAGCTTAGCCAGGGTAATAGCTACACTCGACCGGGTAGCCAAGATGGGCCAGCTGATCACCTGTTAATGTGTATCCTCGGAGCAAGGAGGCCAGCGCCGCGTTACTTAGATGTTTTAGCTCGTTTCGCTGGCTACTCAGGAACGTGCTGGACTCCCTGCCAGCATTCCAGGGCCCGGTCGTCGCATTTTCCTCGGACTTGGTCTGCGCGATGTGCGTTTTCAGCAGTTTCCAGCTGGTAATTCCTCTTGGAACCGGCGGTCCTCGGGGACGTCAACGAGGTTTGGGAAGTCTCGGAGCTCCTAGTAGGGCTGCTAGGCTACTCCTGCTGCCGGCAGTGGTGGTGCCTGCGCACtcgttgctgctgttgctggtgCTAGCCAGCCTGCTCCTCCTCGTGCTCTTGCTCGTCGTCTCGTTCCTGGCGCTGGTCCTGTGGCGCTCTGGTACGATTTCTCCTTTGTCGTTGGCTCAGGATCGCTCGATCCTCTTTCGTGGACGATCCCAACGAGGCCTCGCTGCTCGCGGACGTTGAGGTCGTCGAGGAGCCTGTTGAGGCGGTCGACGCCGACGAGGATGCCGACGACTTAAGGTCGGCCCACACAAGACCGGGAAGAGACCGTgtacgtttggccgctagattcgaaaccagggtgtagggtttgagtcgacggagcTTCAGTGTTCTcgactatatttctgctcgccccggttgggtcactatctcgagcgtttgaccatttccagatggcctttcgggagcgcgttgacagttccctgctgtgcatggcacaaaaaaaaaaaatgtttttagggccttcacggttcctgaGGTAAACTGTCGGTATCTCCcgtttacaataccatggaaataggaaaccgtcctgcctcttggtgaaacatcatacatccttgtattgtatgtaaattatacatacatatattgtaaaaacgagaatagttgttatttttttttattaaagaaatatccacattaggaaggggatcatttcatgtgaattcgatcattttttggggactatgtctcgaattttgatgacattgaaatatgttgtggtccaagagaaaatgggaggcgggggttgagccgggttatcacaaaagactgctgttctcaaataatttattttttccttggtaaatgtcatttcttaattaaaaaatattagaaatatctttgttttgcaaattttaccactggtttaagtgtgaaaaaatttgaataaatatggctgtattttacgtttcttcatctttctctttgaaatttcgttttgtaattcgcggagccgcaaaactacttattgtactattcattattttaagttcataaaattgctggatattctttagacattctgaagtaagggtcgctagcgcaaatatgtatgtatatggaaaacttctgaattcttgtccataatgatctaAAAATAGTTGAATGGAAGGGTCCCtggcagcaatgcggtgac
Coding sequences:
- the LOC143363109 gene encoding uncharacterized protein LOC143363109, translated to MGGLWEAAVKSMKIHLRKTIGEATLTYEEMATLLCRIEACLNSRPLTPLPDEPRDLEPLTPGHFLVGDRILSPPNHPRNTALWSREVMHQLQPRTKWQRSRENLRPGRIVLVKNDSTPPTRWPLAKVESLHPGPDGLVRVVTLRRGAHTFDRAITKLVPLPAQQESDG
- the LOC143363118 gene encoding putative exonuclease GOR, with amino-acid sequence MCFTRRGLELAEVTVVDMDGNVVYDTLVRPDAEIIDQNTRFSGITAKDLSRASKRLRGMQMDLISFVHAETILIGHALDYDLRALRILHSTVIDT